Genomic DNA from Candidatus Bathyarchaeota archaeon:
TGCTACAAATCTTAGCTGGTGAACCGGTTATGAGCTTGTTCCTAGACGAGGCATATGGTCAACCTAAGGCGATCAGAGACACCGTAGCCTCCTACTTCGAGGTTAGAGACGGGTTAAAACCGGTGGTCGAGGACGCCAAAAAAGGCAAGTTTCGCAGGATAGTCATGACCGGTATGGGTAACTCGTATTATGCTCTGCTACCGTCGTGGATCCGCCTAAACAAAGCTGGCTTCAACGTTCAAATGGTTGAAACCTCGGAGCTTCTACATTACATGGTAGATATACTCGAAGAGTCGCTATTAGTCATAGTGTCCAGATCTGGTGAAACCGTGGAGGTTGTGAGGCTTCTCGACGCAGCTCCGAGTAGCGTATTCACGCTGGCTATAACGGATAACCCGTCCAGCACGTTGGCCTCCAGAAGCAAACTCACGATCCCCACGAAAGCCGGAGAGGAGCACCTCGCAGCTTCGAAAAGCCACCTAGCTCTCCTCACGGCATTACACCTGTTGTCCGCAGACCTAGCCGGGGTCGACCTAGAATCTGAGAAACGCAAGCTCCTAAAGGCCGCCGACATAGTAGAGAACTACCAGCGTAGAGGGCTCGACGAGGCGAAACCCATGGGTGAACGTTTATCCGAGTGCAGCTCGCTTGTAATAGTCTCTAGAGGTCCTACGGTTTCCTCGGCTTACACAGGAGCCTTGATCATGAAGGAGATGGCTAAGATTCACTGCGAGGGATACTCCGCGGCTCAGTTCCGGCATGGGCCGATGGAGATCGTAAACCCGAAGGTAGGGGTCATCGTCATGGCCGGCCCGGCCGAGACTAGGGGTTTAAACGTTAAAATGGCCTCCGAGACCGCGGAGCTCGGTGCTCCAACAATCCTGATAGACTACGGTGAAGCAGAGGGCTGCGAAGGCTGCATGGTGATCAAGGTCGGTACCCCGCCAGACGGCTACGTAGACCCCTTGGTAGAGCTTCCACCGATATATATGATAACATACCATCTAGCGTTGAAGAGAGGAGCGCCCTTAAAGTTCGTCAAGACCGGAAAAGTCACACTCGTCGAGTAGCCTTCGCGCCTCGGAAATCGATAAAGTTTAATTAACTAAACTACCCTTCATTTTTCTGGCATGCCTCAAAAGATCGTTTGCCACAACTGTAAATTTGTCCTCTACTATGGAGACGACCTCGTCTATCCCGAGGATGTGCTCAAGAAGTACGGGTATCGATGTCCTCAATGTGGTAAGCCTCTAAAACTCGACCCTGAGAAGATCGAGGTCAAAAAGGCCTCGAGGACGTAAGTATGTCGGATTAAGCATTTAAATAACACATCCGCTTTATATCGAAGAGACCGGTATGCGATTCAGGGAGACGTTTACAGACATACTGGAACCCTTCACCCGTCTAAAAAGGCTTAAAATCTCCCGCGAAAGGGTTGAAACCATACTCCTATTATCGGCGCTATGCCTGATTCTCGCGGCTGGTTTCCTCATCAGGATACTACCGGCTAAATGGGGCATATACCTTCACGAGTTTGACCCCTACCTACAGTACAGAGTAACCAAGAGAATTCTCGATAAAGGATTTACCTCGTGGCTAAACTGGAAGGACTACAAGTCATGGTACCCCTACGGTAGAGACATGACCCGAAGCATATACCCCGGTCTACCTATGACCGCCGCAGTCTTCTACTTGGTGGCTAACGCATTGGGGATCTCGATGCCGCTTCAGGATTTCCTATGCTACTTCCCACCCGTCATGGCCGTATTAACGTGCATAGTAGTGTTCTACCTAGGCAAGGAATACGGTGGAATACCGATGGCTCTCCTCTCAGCGCTATTCATGGCCATATGCCCCGCCTACATATCTAGAACGCACTTGGGATGGTTCGACGACGAGACCGTCGGGATATTTGCTCTATCCCTCATATCACTATTCTACGTGAGAGCCGTAGACCCCAGGAGAGACATCAGAGAGTCGCTGATATACGGAGCCTTGACGGGGCTCACACTGGGATACCTCTTCGCATCCTGGGGCACGGCTAGATACGCCCTAGGGCTCATAGCGTTAACAACTCTCCTAATAGCCTTACGAGACTATCGGCCTAAACACGTCGCAACATATGGAGTGATCGTATGCATCAGCCTTGCCATAGCCGTCAGCGTCCCCAGACTCGGTATAAATATCGTTAAAGAAATGACAGGGGTCGTCTCCTTAGGGGTTTTTGGACTTCTGGCTTATGGTCTTCTCCTTCAGAGGGTCCGCGAAAATTGGAAGCGGTTAGCTATGACGGCCGGTTTCATAGGCTGTGGAGCTCTGATACTCTATGGTGCATGGTCATTAGGCTACATAAGCGGATTACCTACGAAGTACTACGCGGTCTTAGAGCCTTTATCGAGGCTTTCGATACCGCTCATACAGTCTGTCGGTGAGCATAGGCCTGCGACCTGGAATAGCTTATTCACGAGTCTCGGCTTTCTCCTGGTGTTCATCCCGGTTTACGTGTTCATGGCTATTCATGAGCTCGATAATAAGCATATATTCTTGTTAACTTATCTATTGACGGCTCTCTACTCGGCTGCGTCTTACGTCAGGCTTGAGCTCGTCTTGGCTGCTCCGGCGTGTCTAGCAGGAGCGTATGTGATAGACAGGCTGTCGTCGTCCATGGCTAAGATGGCTAAGTCTAAACCATC
This window encodes:
- a CDS encoding SIS domain-containing protein, coding for MSLFLDEAYGQPKAIRDTVASYFEVRDGLKPVVEDAKKGKFRRIVMTGMGNSYYALLPSWIRLNKAGFNVQMVETSELLHYMVDILEESLLVIVSRSGETVEVVRLLDAAPSSVFTLAITDNPSSTLASRSKLTIPTKAGEEHLAASKSHLALLTALHLLSADLAGVDLESEKRKLLKAADIVENYQRRGLDEAKPMGERLSECSSLVIVSRGPTVSSAYTGALIMKEMAKIHCEGYSAAQFRHGPMEIVNPKVGVIVMAGPAETRGLNVKMASETAELGAPTILIDYGEAEGCEGCMVIKVGTPPDGYVDPLVELPPIYMITYHLALKRGAPLKFVKTGKVTLVE